A window from Candidatus Binatia bacterium encodes these proteins:
- a CDS encoding glutamine synthetase family protein, which produces MQKNNGMLDVEKLAALVDADEVDTIVVGFSDLYGRLLGKRLDARFFLDSVAREGTHGCDYLLTVDMEMEPVGGYKYANWEKGYGDFHLVPDLPTLRRVDWLEKTAMVLCDVLDDATHGPVPFAPRSLLRAQIGVADALGFEVEAASELEYYIFETSYREAAESGFSSLKPAGWYLEDYHTLQGTRVEKLNAVVRRHLSRSGVPVESSKGEWGLGQHELNVRHSRVLEMADRHTVYKQCLKEVADQLGMSVTFMAKPYADRAGSSSHVHVSLWKDGESAFPGDIELGPVRGSDVFRWFLGGWMAHAPEMMVLYAPTVNSYKRYESGSWAPTRLAWCHDNRTAGFRVVGQGSGLRIECRLPGADCNPYLVYAAALASGLDGIAQKTEPPPLFEGDVYAAEELPEVPKTLRDATDLFESSEFAKRALGEAVVEHYTHFFRTEQAAFDGAVTDWERQRYFERI; this is translated from the coding sequence ATGCAGAAAAACAACGGCATGCTGGACGTCGAGAAGCTCGCGGCGTTGGTCGATGCCGACGAGGTCGACACGATCGTCGTCGGGTTCAGCGATCTCTACGGACGACTTCTAGGAAAGCGGCTCGATGCGAGATTCTTCCTGGACTCGGTCGCACGAGAAGGCACACACGGGTGTGACTATCTGCTGACGGTCGACATGGAGATGGAGCCGGTCGGCGGATACAAGTACGCGAACTGGGAGAAGGGGTACGGTGATTTTCATCTCGTTCCCGACCTTCCGACGCTTCGTCGTGTCGACTGGCTCGAGAAGACGGCGATGGTCCTCTGCGACGTCCTGGACGACGCGACCCACGGCCCCGTGCCGTTCGCGCCCCGCTCTCTTCTGCGTGCGCAGATCGGTGTGGCGGATGCTCTCGGCTTCGAAGTCGAGGCGGCCTCCGAGCTCGAGTATTACATCTTCGAAACGAGCTACCGTGAGGCGGCGGAGTCGGGCTTCTCCTCGTTGAAGCCGGCCGGCTGGTATCTCGAGGATTACCACACCCTCCAGGGCACGCGGGTCGAGAAGCTGAATGCGGTCGTCCGGCGACATCTCTCGCGCTCGGGGGTGCCTGTCGAGAGCTCGAAGGGGGAGTGGGGGCTGGGCCAGCACGAACTCAACGTCCGCCATTCGCGGGTGCTCGAGATGGCCGATCGTCACACCGTTTACAAACAGTGCCTGAAAGAAGTGGCCGACCAGCTCGGCATGAGCGTCACGTTCATGGCCAAGCCGTACGCGGACCGCGCGGGGTCGAGCAGTCACGTGCACGTCAGCCTCTGGAAGGACGGGGAGAGTGCCTTCCCCGGAGACATCGAGCTCGGCCCGGTGCGGGGGTCGGACGTATTCCGCTGGTTTCTCGGCGGATGGATGGCGCACGCTCCCGAGATGATGGTGCTCTACGCCCCGACCGTGAATTCCTATAAGCGCTACGAGTCTGGATCTTGGGCCCCCACGCGCCTCGCGTGGTGTCATGACAATCGTACGGCCGGCTTTCGCGTCGTGGGCCAGGGTTCGGGCCTACGGATCGAATGCCGCCTGCCCGGTGCCGACTGCAATCCCTACCTGGTCTACGCGGCAGCGCTCGCCTCGGGCCTCGACGGCATCGCGCAGAAGACCGAGCCGCCGCCCTTGTTCGAGGGAGACGTCTACGCCGCCGAGGAGCTCCCCGAAGTTCCCAAGACCCTCCGGGACGCGACCGACTTGTTCGAATCGAGCGAGTTCGCGAAGCGCGCCCTCGGCGAGGCGGTTGTCGAACACTACACTCACTTCTTCCGCACGGAGCAGGCGGCCTTTGATGGCGCCGTCACCGACTGGGAACGCCAGCGGTACTTCGAGCGGATCTGA
- a CDS encoding 3'-5' exonuclease — protein MIKKVPARVWAFDCEWIPDPLAGQILYDLPDTTPPADVMRRMWDEGGANEDDPTPYLKTAVCRIVSIAAVERREQRGEVSLTLHSIPRDVGEEKETREAAVISRFLQGIGDRKPQIVGYNSLNADLKILIQRGVILGVRAAGFCNRPDKPWEGIDYFVRNGEGHVDLKDVWSGFGKGTPSLHEMAVQSGIPGKLDIDGNAVASLWLEGDLLKIVQYNECDALTTYLMWLRLAHFAGHFTGEQYADEQAKVRTLVEREMSQPGRKHLENYLAAWDRLRAIVEPQRAS, from the coding sequence ATGATCAAAAAGGTACCGGCGCGGGTTTGGGCGTTCGATTGCGAGTGGATTCCTGATCCGCTCGCCGGACAGATTCTCTACGACCTCCCCGACACGACCCCTCCGGCCGACGTGATGCGGCGGATGTGGGACGAGGGGGGCGCCAACGAAGACGACCCGACGCCCTATCTGAAGACGGCGGTCTGTCGCATCGTTTCGATCGCCGCGGTGGAGCGCCGCGAGCAGCGTGGCGAGGTCAGCCTCACTCTGCACTCGATCCCTCGTGATGTCGGCGAGGAGAAGGAGACGCGCGAGGCGGCCGTCATCAGCCGTTTTCTGCAGGGAATCGGCGACCGGAAACCGCAGATCGTCGGGTACAACTCGTTGAACGCGGACCTGAAGATCCTGATTCAGCGTGGGGTCATCCTGGGTGTTCGCGCGGCGGGCTTTTGCAACCGGCCCGACAAGCCTTGGGAGGGCATCGACTACTTCGTTCGAAACGGGGAAGGCCACGTTGACCTGAAGGACGTCTGGAGCGGATTCGGCAAAGGGACGCCATCGCTTCACGAGATGGCGGTACAGTCTGGAATTCCCGGCAAGCTCGATATCGACGGGAATGCGGTTGCGTCATTGTGGCTCGAGGGGGACCTACTAAAGATCGTTCAGTACAACGAATGCGACGCCCTCACGACGTACCTGATGTGGCTGCGCTTGGCGCACTTCGCCGGGCACTTCACGGGAGAGCAGTACGCGGACGAGCAGGCGAAGGTCCGGACACTGGTCGAGAGGGAAATGTCTCAGCCCGGCCGGAAGCACCTCGAGAACTATCTCGCTGCATGGGATCGGCTTCGCGCAATCGTCGAACCGCAGCGGGCCAGCTGA